A stretch of DNA from Blastocatellia bacterium:
CGTTAGGAGCGCGATGTTTATAGTTATCGAGTCGGCTGGTTCTTCAAGCTCCGTAGGAGCGGAATGTTGACATATCGCCCCTACGGGGCCTGGTTCTTTGTTATCCCCGGTGACTATAAACATGGCGTCCCTACGGGACTGAAAACTGCCTCCTGCTTCCTGCCTCCTGCTTCCTCACACATATGATCCGCCAGTGACCAGGACCACCGCGCCGGTGACGTAGTCCGAAAGCGGCGAGGCCAGAAACAGCACAGGGCCGGCGGCTTCGTCCGGCGTGCCGGCGCGTCCGAGCGGGATGAAATTCTTCGCCATATCGATCATGGACTGCGGGATGCCCAGCTCGACCTCTTTGTCGCCGCGCGTGATCTTCTCTTGCTTCTCTTTCGCCTGCGTCAGCCGCGTCTGGATGAAGCCGTAGGCGACGGCATTGACGTTGATGTTGAAGCGCCCCCATTCTTTCGCCAGCGTCTTGGTGACGCCGACAATGCCCATCTTGCCGGCGGAATAGTTCACCTGGCCGGGATTGCCGGCGACGCCCGAAGTCGAAGAGATGTTGATGATCTTGCGCTGCACGCGGCGGCCTTCGGCCATCTCCTGCTTGGCGACCTCGCGCATATAAGGCGTCGCCGCGCGAATGATGCGGAACGGCGCCGTCAAATGCACATCGATCATGGCGTACCACTGCTCGTCGGTCATGTTTTGAATCACCGCGTCCCAGGTGTAGCCGGCGTTGTTGACGATGACATCAATGCCGCCGAAGGCTTCGGCGGTTGTCTTGACCAGCCGGTCGGGGAACTCAGGGTCGGTGACGCTGCCGGCGCAAACGATGGCGCGACCGCCCTCGTCGTTAATCTCTTTCGCCGTCGCCTCGGCGACCTCCGCGTCAATGTCGTTGATGACGACCGACGCGCCGTGCTGAGCGAAGAGCGTGGCGATGCTCTTGCCAATGCCGCGCCCGCTGCCGGTGACGATTGCCGATTTGCCTGTGAGGAGCCTGAAGTCTGTCATAGTTTTTCTCCGATGCTTTTAGATAGTGATGAACCAAGCCGAAGATCATACACAGAACCGACGCCCGCTTTCAAACTCTAAGGCCCGCGAGAAAGTCCGTGTCGCCTTGAAAAAGTCACTCGCCTTGGTGATACTGCGGGGCGATGAATAACACAAGATACCGTATGCCCCTTCTCCTCCTGGGTCTCTTTCTCGTCAGCAGCGCCGGCCTGTCGCAGGTTGTCGGGCAGAGCAACAATGCGCCGCCCGCGCAAACCGGCGGCGCGCGGGAATGGCGCTTTGCCGTTTCCGGCGACTCGCGCAACTGCGGCGACATCGTGATGCCGGCCATCGCCCGCCAGGTCAACGGCAACCAGTCGCAGTTCTACTGGCACCTCGGCGACTTCCGCGCCATCTACGATTTCGATGAAGACATGCAGCGCCGCCCGCAGACCGCGCCGTTATCGATCATCCGATATGAGCAGACGGCCTGGGACGACTTCATTCAAAATCAGGTCGCGCGGTTCAACGTGCCGGTCTTCCTTGGCATCGGCAACCATGAGACGATCCCGCCCAAGACTCGCGCCGAATACCTGTCGCAGTTCGCCGACTGGCTGAATGCGCCGGTGCTGAAAGAACAGCGGCTGCTCGACAACCCGCGCGACCACCGGCTCAAGGCTTACTTTCATTGGGTGCAGAACGGCGTCGACTTCATCAGTCTCGATAACGCCACGCCCGATCAGTTCGACAGCGAACAGTTGGTCTGGGCCGAAGCCGTCCTGGCACGCGACGAGGCCAACCCGAACATCAAAGCGGTGGTCGTCGGCATGCATCAAGCGCTGCCCGACAGCATCGCCGCCTTCCACAGCATGAGCGATTACCCTGTGGGCTTGGAGAGCGGCAGGCGCTTGTATGCGCGCCTGCTCGCCTTGCGGGATCGCGGCCTCAAGCAAGTTTATGTGCTAGCCAGCCACTCGCATTTCTTCATGGACGGGATTTTCAACACCGAATACCTGCGGGCGCATGGCGGGGTCCTGCCCGGCTGGATCATCGGCACCGCCGGCGCGGTGCGCTACAGTTTGCCTAAGAATGCCAGTGACGCCAAAGCCGCACGGACCAATGTGTATGGTTACTTACTGGCGACGGGGAACCCGGCGGGCGAGCCCGAAGGGACGATCCGCTTCGAGTTTCGCGAGATTCATGAGGCGGACGTGCCGCCTGAAGTGCTTCAGCAGATGGGCGCCGAGCTGGTGCATCAGTGCTTTGAAAAGAACTCGCAAGCCAGGTGAGAAGACCGCAGCATTACGAATTCTCCGTCGCATCGATGATGACGAAGTAAGGCTCGTCGAACAGCACGTCGCGCGCGAACATGATGATGTTCGACGTGGCTTGAAAGTTAACCGGCCGCCCGACGAAGCGCTGGAGCCGTTCGCGCAGCGGGTTTAAGTTCGGCGCGATATGCGGCGCTTCATCTCCGAGCGGTTTGGTGTGCAGGGTCGGAATATAGAACTCATCATCGTTCCAACATTTCATCGCCTCACCGCCGATGAGGGTCACATCCAGATCACTCGTGCCTTTGCCGTCAGCGTCAAAAGGTCGGCCATCCTTAAACTTCTCGTTGGTGACGACGCTGCCGCGCAGGGCGACGCCTGTGCCTGCGGGCAGCCCTTCGCGCAGCTCGGCTTTGAACGCCTCGAAGCGCTGCGGATCGCCATCGAATCCGAGCCGCACGATACGGTCAAGGATTTGCTCATCCGTCATCTCTTTCACGTCTTGGCTCATCGTCAGGGTTTTGCTCCTCCAAGTTTTATGCTCAAACGTTGACTTCGCCCTTTCACAAGAGCGACAGGAATGATTTTGCAATTCGTGTTCCCAGGACAACAAATGAAAACCGGTGGTGGGCGGGCTCTATTGTCGGTCATCTGTCGTCGGGGCGGCAGGATTGTGATACACCCAAGTTGAATGATTCTGCGCCCGCTACGTTCTCACCGCAAACCACTACACTTTCACGCGGTTGCAGCCGCCTGATGGAGCGCTCAACTTCGCCCTAATACGCTCCATTACGGGATAGCCCGGTCAAGAAAATGTCACAGAGGCGCAAAGCGAAATCGCTCACCGTCAAAGGCGATGAGGCGACAGCCTACGAGCAACTGCGCAAGTGGGTGGGCCGCGATGACGCCGCGCGCTTCGTTCTGTTGGTGCTCGGCTCGCGCCCGGTAGTCGTCAGTGAGCCGGACCCGCCAAAGTGGTTCGTGCCGTCTTCATCGCGGACCGGTGAGTTTCACGTCGTTGATATTGAGCTGCGTGTCTGCGACTGCTCAGGAGCGAGTGCTCTTATGATTCCCAAACAGACGTGTGGCGCTCCTTCTTCGGGCTTATCAGAATTGTAAACTTGGACGGGGTAGGGTTGGCCACCCGGCCCCAAAGGAAACGGGACTCCTGATGGTACCAGTGGGTACGCGATTGGCGATTTTCAAATTTTTGTTAAGGGCGAATGCCGCCGATGATAGGTCGTCGTCGTCGTTAACCGTTCGCCCGTGATCCACGGCAAGGAAGGCGCTCTATGCCCCGCCGATGTACCGTCTGTATGCACCCCGACGCACACGACATCAACCTGGCCATTTTGCGTGAGAACGGGTCGAAGAGCGGGATAGCGCGGAAGTTTGGATTGTCGGACGATGCGTTGACCCGGCACGCCGAGAATCATCTATCTGCACAACGGCAAGCCGGACATGTTGATTGATGCTAAGAATGTCGGCGCATTGCTCAGCCTGACGGCGAAGACCGTCCTCTCGAACTGGCGCAAGTTGAAACTCCCCGCGCCCATCGCGCTCGGCGACAGCCGGAATGCGACGAAGCGCTGGTGGCTGGGTGACATCCAGCAGTACGTGGATGATCTAACGTGTCGGCGGGACGTACAGCAAAAAGTCATAGCCCGGATTGCTGCCGAGCACCGCAGACGTCACAAGCGCGTGAAGGCGGGCCAGGAGAATGGCGGCGAGCGCGGGGACAAAAGCCGGCAGGTCACTTCCCGCTAACGAGACGGCGTGGCTGCCCGTCCCGATGAGCAATGATGGTTGCGCTGCCGCGCCCCATTGGGGCTGTAGTTATACGGCGTGTTGAGCTGTAAATACCCTTACCGGGCTGATCCTTTACCGCCATTACTGGCCGCTTCTCATGTATTCGCAATATCTCGCCCGTACCTCTTCGCCCGGACCAAAATCCCGCATGAAAATGAGGGCTTTGCCGACTGCCACCCGGTGGCTCAGATTGCTGAAGTCTAAGTCCTTTTTCCCCAGGCAGGATTTCGCCCACTCAACTGGTCTCTTATACGGGATATTCAACGCATTGGCCAATGGTCTGAACAAGTCCCAGCCACCGTTCAGGTTCAGGTCATTATTAATGTCCTGCATGCCCTCCTGCACCAAACGACGGTTGGCCGGATCATCAAGGATTTTCTGCACATTGCCCTGCTCAAACTCGACCATGCGAAGGTCGAATTGTAAGGGCGGGATCGGCCCCGATTGCGGTCTAAAGGGGTCCATCGGGCATCCGCTCTCGAAGAGCCTTCTGATGACCGCCATGTTAGCGGCGAACAGCCTCTCATTGATAGCCAGAATCAACTCCTTAGAGGCCTCGTTATGGATATTTGCCCCAGGAAACTCCTCGACGGCACCCAGATTTCGGCGGTCAGTCACTTTGTTGGCTGCTCGAAAGAAGCTGATGTTCTTAGTGCGTGGGTCACTCGCAAGGATGCGGGTGACGGCATCATAATAGCGGCTCCGCTCATTAATGCTGCGATAACGCGTCGGGTCACCCTCCACGGTCGCTATGATCGCTTTTTGCTCCTCGGTGTTCGGCTGCGGGGACCTTCGTAAAGGGGCGGAGCTGTCGGCCTGTCCGATATACCGCAGGTATAAAGGGTTCTGAAGCGGATGCTGTTGGCAGGGGGCTTGATCCGCCGACACATCAGGCCGCCACCCGGAGGCGCCGTCTGTAAGGAGCTGCAAAGTCTCGACGCAGGATTGTTGGAAACATTCCTCAGCCTCCTGGAGAATTCCTTGTATTTTTTGCTCCCACCTCTGCACGGCCTGATCGAAGGCTTGCAGTGAGACGGGGCGCCGTGCCGGGCTTTGCCCGGACGTGAAAAATATCAGCCGCTCGTACACCTCGCCACGCGCCCGTGGGTTCGGGCGGGCAATTTGCGCCCTCCTCAACAGCTCGATGCCGATCTTCAAGGTTCCCATCGGACAACTGAAGCACGACGCCAGGGCTTGATAGGCCCTATCCTCTACAGTCTGCCAACGGTCTGACATCACCAGCTCAGGATTGGCAGCCGCTTCGCGATACAGGTCGAGAGCCTTCCGCGCTTCGCGGCATTCGGTCGCTAATATTGTGATAATCGAATACTCGTCCGGAAGCTCGTCCTGTTGCTGAGCCCCTCTTTTAGGGGCGGGCGGGCGGCGCTCCTGTTGGGCTCCTCCTCTGAGGACGGGTGGGCGGCGCTCCTGCCCGATCAGCATGCCGCTTACTAAAAGCAGCACTGCGCCTATGCGGAAACCGGGAAGCGCGAACATCCGATGGAACCGTTTCGACATAAGACACCTCCTTAAACTTGCAAAACGGACGTGGGGTAAAGGCCGAAGCCGACTCTCCCTGCGCGTACCGCTAGAGTAGCTCTCGCCATCAGCTACGGCTCGCCAGCCATTCTGACCTGCGAATGAATGCCTATCTTTCCGCTTTTCAGATAGGCGGTTCGCAGGGCACGATAGCAACGCTCTGCCCGCTGCAACCGGTCTTCGGCCTGCTTCAGAAGTTTCTGATGCCGTATGAGCAGGTCCGCCCCCCGCATCGCGTCTGAGCTAGCCCGCGCCTGGCGGAAGAGATTATCCGCTCGTTCAATCATCCCCCTGGCTGCAGCGAGCGGCACCGCGCAGCGTTTTAAGCTTTTAAGGGAAGATGGCAGCGCCGCATATGCCTTTTCCCATGCCGCCTGCGCCTCACGCCAGGACTCCAGCCTGACTCGCAAGTGACCATTCATCGAGTCCGCGTCCTTGGTGATCGTCAGCAACCCCTCAAATGCTTTGAAGGTCTGGTTGATCTGGTCTTGTTCATCAGGATTGGCGTTGGGACTCTGCGCCGCTTGTGGTTCAGGATTGGCGGCGGGCGGCGGCGCACCGGCTGCGTTGGGGATCAGCCAGAGCGCGAGGCTGGCTGCCATAGCCAGTCGGGGAAAGATGTAGAGGTCTTGCTGCCGACGCGCCGGGGCGAAACTTTTCTGCGTCATGCCGTACCTTCTAGATGCTGGAAATAGCAGAATCAAAATGGCCGTCCGGCCCGAAGCAAAGCGGACTGTGCTTGAGAAAGCCGGGCAATTATACAACAGTCGATGAAAGGATAAAATCTCCCAATCGGATGTCTGGCTACAGGCACATCGTAATGGGTTACGCTCAATGAGGTCGAAAAAAGAGGCGAACCGGACAGCCCCGCTAAAGGCTACTACGTCGGCCCGCCTCGCTCACACGATGAGCAATCAAGATTACGTTGCGCGGCCTCCGCTGGAACACACTTGTAGTAAGGTGCTTCATCGCTATTTTGTCAATTTAGACGATGAGCCTTTATACTGTTTATCGTGACGCTTGGGACATCATTTAGGGACTAATGTTCAGTGGATTATCACCGAGCGACTTTCGAGATCAAGCTGCTCCTTGCTTTCAGCGTACTCTTTTTGCTCTTTCCCCCGACTGTACGGGGCCAGCTTCCCTTCTACACCGATGATGCAGACACAACGGACACAGGTAAGTTTCACTTTGAATTTTTCAATGAGCAGGACATCCTGCAAAAGACTCTCTACCCGGCTAAGAGACAGAACAACGCCAACTTCACCCTCAATTGCGGCCTTACTAAGAGGATCGAACTGGACATTAATGCGCCGCTTCTGACCGTCTTCAACGCCAACACCTCCCCGTTAGGCAATCCAATAGGAATCGGCGATACCCAGTTCGGGATCAAGTATCGCTTCTATGAGGAGCGTGATGGCTCCCGGCTTCCGGCAATGGCCGTTGTCTTTTATCTGGAGGCCCCGACCGGAAGCACCTCAAAACAGTTAGGTTCAGGAGTGACCGATTACTGGCTCTATGGGGTAGCGCAGAAGTCACTGACCAAGAAAACCAAATGCAGGTTAAATGCTGGCATCCTTTTTGCCGGGAATACCTCCACCGGTCTGGTCGGCGTTCGTACGACAAAAGGGCAGGTCTTCACTGGTAATAGCTCGATCACTCACGACTTCACGTCAAAGCTCAGATTAGGGGTAGAAGTCTTCGGCGCGGTAACCAACAACTTTCAATTAAGCAAAGGGCAGTTGGAAATTCAAGTTGGCGGGAATTACGCTCTCAATAAACAATTCGCCCTGGCCTTTGGTGTACTTGGAGGGCGTTTCCCCGGCAGCCCAAGAGTCGGTGCATTACTGGGCTTTGCCTATGATTTCAAGTAAGTCGCTCTGACGGTGCTTCTATC
This window harbors:
- a CDS encoding SDR family NAD(P)-dependent oxidoreductase, coding for MTDFRLLTGKSAIVTGSGRGIGKSIATLFAQHGASVVINDIDAEVAEATAKEINDEGGRAIVCAGSVTDPEFPDRLVKTTAEAFGGIDVIVNNAGYTWDAVIQNMTDEQWYAMIDVHLTAPFRIIRAATPYMREVAKQEMAEGRRVQRKIINISSTSGVAGNPGQVNYSAGKMGIVGVTKTLAKEWGRFNINVNAVAYGFIQTRLTQAKEKQEKITRGDKEVELGIPQSMIDMAKNFIPLGRAGTPDEAAGPVLFLASPLSDYVTGAVVLVTGGSYV
- a CDS encoding metallophosphoesterase, which gives rise to MPLLLLGLFLVSSAGLSQVVGQSNNAPPAQTGGAREWRFAVSGDSRNCGDIVMPAIARQVNGNQSQFYWHLGDFRAIYDFDEDMQRRPQTAPLSIIRYEQTAWDDFIQNQVARFNVPVFLGIGNHETIPPKTRAEYLSQFADWLNAPVLKEQRLLDNPRDHRLKAYFHWVQNGVDFISLDNATPDQFDSEQLVWAEAVLARDEANPNIKAVVVGMHQALPDSIAAFHSMSDYPVGLESGRRLYARLLALRDRGLKQVYVLASHSHFFMDGIFNTEYLRAHGGVLPGWIIGTAGAVRYSLPKNASDAKAARTNVYGYLLATGNPAGEPEGTIRFEFREIHEADVPPEVLQQMGAELVHQCFEKNSQAR
- a CDS encoding transporter, producing MDYHRATFEIKLLLAFSVLFLLFPPTVRGQLPFYTDDADTTDTGKFHFEFFNEQDILQKTLYPAKRQNNANFTLNCGLTKRIELDINAPLLTVFNANTSPLGNPIGIGDTQFGIKYRFYEERDGSRLPAMAVVFYLEAPTGSTSKQLGSGVTDYWLYGVAQKSLTKKTKCRLNAGILFAGNTSTGLVGVRTTKGQVFTGNSSITHDFTSKLRLGVEVFGAVTNNFQLSKGQLEIQVGGNYALNKQFALAFGVLGGRFPGSPRVGALLGFAYDFK